A window of the Trichoderma asperellum chromosome 6, complete sequence genome harbors these coding sequences:
- a CDS encoding uncharacterized protein (EggNog:ENOG41~TransMembrane:8 (i202-224o244-265i318-340o352-375i496-517o537-560i612-637o649-670i)), with protein MVAPLRIIKSHSSELQATNQPSANQSTHPAGYHAIEPEEDPTVRFDEAQLAMFAADNASRMPNIKDELALAAGKVTPGVDDTPYIQYALQALVGGQGTSIPSHLVSNSSDGYSERYEPMRGFDESAGYSSPTRRDRITSEAAAPSAPLRGPSPPLQLPRRSTASFDPTGASSSRWIPVSSNMQQDLDPHGRTHQPLTVKPQILRAFSMIILIILILLMMAALTFCDRYSTFHSGLTPYPGSIYSAQYFVFRILPQLLASIIFIYAQSVVNASLRVLPFTAMASEDPRVRYLGLFQRLYPASFLLPQFTGPWQFKIFDAATWLAIFTIPLQSSAFTCIFVNDEWVWAPVQVVVWVLVGIYGVLCLAAVILMAYWIVQWTGLAWDIRSIGDLLPLLNRSNVMHSYRRNDLAENAKVFKSQLRERWFDRLGYWRAEDATIGGIWYAIGASPDESFEFISGTMNKKGSNDFSIDLKAAQNSALGAPRGKYLPIHLRNGPIIASASVSFLLLVALLIVSFLPQTRLEDGFLPRLSAMPNDDAFSPANFVFSFVPALIGMILYLYFQGIDQSLRILQPWADLYDVNGSLAQRSLLADYAACLPFQSTWRALRNGHWRVAAVSLLATLFIFISILGGGLFMALTRPDQTVRMYPNMPVFGVLLAFLFLYVGGLTLMVPHRRQFLLPRPVSSIAGIISLCSAEELTQDAAFRSVRGRKDLASRLGVGRDDAREESTWFFGIVPGKDEHRLSVRRMNNFSEKLPRSSRSMV; from the coding sequence ATGGTAGCCCCGCTAAGAATCATAAAATCACATTCTTCTGAGCTGCAAGCAACGAACCAGCCTTCAGCAAATCAATCCACACATCCTGCGGGATACCATGCCATCGAGCCAGAAGAAGACCCAACAGTGCGCTTTGACGAGGCTCAACTAGCAATGTTCGCCGCCGATAACGCTTCCCGCATGCCTAACATTAAAGATGAgttggctttggcggcggGAAAAGTCACTCCCGGAGTCGACGATACACCGTACATTCAATATGCTCTGCAAGCTTTGGTGGGCGGTCAGGGCACATCGATACCGTCGCATCTCGTATCCAATTCGTCTGACGGGTATTCCGAACGCTATGAGCCAATGCGTGGATTTGATGAGTCCGCGGGATACTCTTCGCCAACCCGTCGGGATCGTATAACGAGTGAGGCCGCCGCCCCATCAGCTCCACTCAGGGGCCCTTCCCCTCCTCTTCAACTCCCACGACGCAGCACAGCTTCCTTTGACCCAACCGGGGCAAGCTCATCACGATGGATTCCCGTTTCAAGCAATATGCAACAGGATCTTGACCCTCATGGCAGAACGCATCAGCCACTCACCGTCAAACCGCAGATTTTACGGGCATTCTCAATGATAATCTTGATTATCCTAATTTTACTTATGATGGCTGCCCTCACCTTCTGCGATAGATACTCGACCTTCCATTCAGGCTTGACTCCATATCCTGGCAGTATATATTCGGCTCAGTACTTTGTATTCCGGATATTGCCACAATTATTGGCCAgcattatctttatttatgcTCAAAGTGTAGTAAACGCTTCTTTACGAGTTCTACCGTTTACTGCAATGGCCAGTGAGGACCCTCGAGTTAGATATCTGGGACTGTTTCAGAGATTATatcctgcttcttttctactGCCCCAGTTCACTGGACCATGGCAGTTTAAGATTTTCGACGCTGCAACATGGCTGGCTATATTTACGATTCCCTTACAAAGCTCAGCTTTTACGTGTATCTTTGTCAATGATGAGTGGGTTTGGGCGCCAGTTCAGGTGGTCGTTTGGGTGCTTGTTGGCATCTATGGCGTTCTGTGTCTCGCGGCAGTGATTTTGATGGCTTATTGGATCGTTCAATGGACCGGTCTTGCCTGGGACATTCGATCGATTGGAGATCTTTTGCCATTGCTAAACCGCAGCAATGTCATGCACAGCTATAGACGCAACGATCTTGCTGAAAACGCCAAGGTTTTTAAGAGCCAATTGCGTGAGAGATGGTTTGATCGACTGGGGTACTGGAGAGCTGAAGATGCGACCATTGGAGGTATCTGGTATGCCATTGGAGCCTCTCCCGATGAATCTTTTGAGTTTATCTCTGGTACGATGAACAAAAAGGGTAGCAACGACTTTTCTATCGACCTGAAAGCGGCACAAAACTCTGCTCTTGGGGCTCCTCGTGGCAAATACCTACCGATACACCTCCGCAACGGCCCCATCATTGCGTCTGCTTCAGTCAGCTTTCTTCTACTCGTAGCCCTACTCATCGTTTCCTTCTTGCCGCAAACCCGACTAGAGGATGGCTTCTTGCCGAGACTAAGCGCAATGCCTAACGACGACGCCTTTTCCCCAGCCAACTTTGTCTTCAGCTTCGTGCCCGCTTTAATCGGCATGATCCTCTATTTGTATTTTCAAGGCATCGATCAGTCGCTGCGCATTCTCCAACCCTGGGCCGACCTATATGATGTGAACGGTTCTTTGGCGCAGAGATCTCTTTTAGCAGACTATGCAGCTTGTCTCCCCTTCCAGTCAACATGGAGAGCACTGAGAAATGGACACTGGAGAGTAGCGGCTGTGTCGCTGCTGGCGACGTTGTTTATTTTCATCTCAATTCTAGGCGGCGGGCTCTTCATGGCTTTAACAAGGCCTGATCAAACGGTCCGAATGTATCCTAACATGCCAGTGTTTGGCGTCTTGCTAGCATTCCTGTTCCTCTACGTTGGCGGGCTAACTCTGATGGTGCCCCACCGCCGCCAATTCCTACTCCCGCGGCCGGTCAGCTCGATCGCTGGAATCATCAGCCTCTGCTCTGCCGAGGAGCTTACACAAGATGCTGCGTTTCGATCCGTTCGAGGACGGAAAGACCTCGCAAGCCGGCTTGGTGTCGGACGCGACGATGCCCGAGAAGAGAGTACGTGGTTCTTTGGCATTGTGCCAGGAAAAGACGAGCACCGATTGAGCGTACGGCGGATGAACAATTTTTCAGAAAAGCTGCCAAGGTCTTCTAGATCCATGGTTTGA